In Oryzihumus leptocrescens, the following are encoded in one genomic region:
- a CDS encoding glycoside hydrolase family 13 protein, whose translation MDSLWRRWWRAHTLGQVTEATRDRDGQDQWWKSAVVYQIYPRSFADSNGDGIGDLPGITSRLDHLSALGVDVIWLSPVYPSPQDDNGYDISDYQGIDPTFGTLADFDELLAQVHARGMKLVMDLVVNHTSDEHPWFVESRSSRDNPKRDWYWWRGPREGMAAGDPGAEPTNWGSFFSGPTWELDEATGEYYLHLFSRKQPDLNWENPQVREAVHAMMRWWLDRGVDGFRMDVINMISKDTALPDGHQGPGAHHGDGSPHFLCGPRIHEFLQEMHAAVFAGRDGAFLTVGEMPGVTVDEAVLFTDPARREVDMVFQFEHVGLDQGDSKWDVRPLDLRDLKASLGRWQAGLAGTGWNSLYWNNHDQPRIVSRFGDDGEHRVASATMLGTVLHLHRGTPYVYQGEELGMTNAPFASIEDFRDIESVNHYRAWVDPGHQSAEEVLAALRVMSRDNARTPMQWDDSPHAGFTTGEPWIAVNPNHATVNAAAAVADEGSVFHHYRRLIELRHKEPAVAHGDFHMLLPHDERVYAFTRRLEDVELLVLGNFSGEDAPADVPDDAGWAGAELLLGNLPDVPDSGPIVLRPWEARIYRRTT comes from the coding sequence GCGCGCCCATACCCTCGGACAGGTGACGGAGGCGACGCGGGACCGGGACGGCCAGGACCAGTGGTGGAAGAGCGCGGTGGTCTACCAGATCTACCCGCGCAGCTTCGCCGACAGCAACGGTGACGGGATCGGCGACCTCCCGGGCATCACCAGCCGGCTGGACCACCTCAGCGCGCTGGGGGTGGACGTCATCTGGCTCTCGCCGGTCTACCCCTCGCCTCAGGACGACAACGGCTACGACATCAGCGACTACCAGGGCATCGACCCGACGTTCGGCACGCTGGCGGACTTCGACGAGCTGCTGGCGCAGGTGCACGCGCGCGGGATGAAGCTGGTCATGGACCTGGTCGTCAACCACACCTCCGACGAGCACCCGTGGTTCGTGGAGTCCCGCTCCAGCAGGGACAACCCGAAGCGCGACTGGTACTGGTGGCGTGGCCCGCGCGAGGGCATGGCCGCCGGGGACCCCGGCGCCGAGCCGACCAACTGGGGGTCCTTCTTCTCCGGCCCCACGTGGGAGCTGGACGAGGCCACCGGGGAGTACTACCTGCACCTGTTCAGCCGCAAGCAACCCGACCTCAACTGGGAGAACCCGCAGGTGCGCGAGGCCGTCCACGCGATGATGCGCTGGTGGCTCGACCGGGGCGTGGACGGCTTCCGGATGGACGTCATCAACATGATCTCCAAGGACACCGCGCTGCCGGACGGCCACCAGGGCCCGGGCGCCCACCACGGCGACGGCAGCCCGCACTTCCTCTGCGGCCCGCGGATCCACGAGTTCCTCCAGGAGATGCACGCCGCGGTGTTCGCCGGGCGGGACGGGGCGTTCCTCACCGTGGGCGAGATGCCCGGCGTCACCGTGGACGAGGCGGTGCTGTTCACCGACCCGGCCCGCCGCGAGGTCGACATGGTGTTCCAGTTCGAGCACGTCGGCCTGGACCAGGGCGACTCGAAGTGGGACGTGCGGCCGCTGGACCTGCGCGACCTCAAGGCCTCGCTGGGGCGCTGGCAGGCCGGCCTGGCCGGGACCGGGTGGAACAGCCTGTACTGGAACAACCACGACCAGCCGCGCATCGTCAGCCGGTTCGGCGACGACGGCGAGCACCGGGTGGCCTCGGCGACCATGCTCGGCACGGTGCTGCACCTGCACCGCGGGACGCCCTACGTCTACCAGGGCGAGGAGCTCGGTATGACCAACGCGCCGTTCGCCTCGATCGAGGACTTCCGCGACATCGAGTCGGTCAACCACTACCGGGCGTGGGTCGACCCGGGGCACCAGAGCGCCGAGGAGGTCCTGGCCGCACTGCGCGTCATGAGCCGGGACAACGCCCGCACGCCGATGCAGTGGGACGACTCGCCGCACGCCGGCTTCACCACCGGCGAGCCGTGGATCGCGGTCAACCCCAACCACGCCACGGTCAACGCCGCCGCAGCGGTGGCCGACGAGGGCTCGGTGTTCCACCACTACCGGCGGCTCATCGAGCTGCGGCACAAGGAGCCGGCCGTCGCGCACGGCGACTTCCACATGCTGCTGCCGCACGACGAGCGGGTCTACGCATTCACCCGCCGGCTGGAGGACGTCGAGCTGCTCGTCCTCGGCAACTTCTCCGGCGAGGATGCACCGGCCGACGTGCCCGACGACGCGGGCTGGGCCGGGGCCGAGCTGCTGCTGGGCAACCTGCCCGACGTGCCGGACTCCGGGCCGATCGTGCTGCGCCCGTGGGAGGCGCGGATCTACCGCCGCACGACCTGA
- a CDS encoding cytochrome c oxidase assembly protein: MLPPLTASSWLTDWTADPVGIVLGVLLLAGYAVCLVRLHRTGRAWSGWRALAFAVLGVGTLVYATCGVLAVYRGTLFWMAAAQATVLSAVTPLGLALGDPVTLSANALGDKGSSRLLGVLRGRVARVLMFPLVSSAVAVGTLVAVFFTPWLADSVASAGVREVLYLVLLGTGALFVLPLLGEEMLPDWCTHPVRALFAFVDGLADAVPGILVMTAPTLLAAGVPGYTDRTWGPDPAWDQKLGGGAMLGIAESVGLPFLFAVLIGWVRADAAEARAVDAELDARERAPQRVQAAAGGPAADGVAEEGAAPSEPGRERPWWETDPRFRDQYR; the protein is encoded by the coding sequence GTGCTTCCCCCGCTGACCGCCTCGAGCTGGTTGACCGACTGGACCGCGGACCCCGTCGGCATCGTCCTGGGAGTGCTGCTCCTGGCCGGGTATGCCGTGTGCCTGGTCCGCCTGCACCGCACCGGACGCGCGTGGTCGGGGTGGCGCGCGCTGGCGTTCGCCGTGCTGGGGGTCGGGACGCTGGTCTACGCCACCTGCGGGGTGCTCGCGGTCTACCGGGGCACGCTCTTCTGGATGGCGGCGGCGCAGGCGACGGTGCTGTCGGCGGTGACGCCGCTCGGCCTGGCGCTCGGCGACCCGGTCACCCTGTCGGCGAACGCCTTGGGCGACAAGGGTTCCAGCCGGCTGCTGGGCGTCCTCCGTGGGCGGGTGGCTCGGGTGCTGATGTTCCCGCTGGTGAGCTCGGCGGTCGCCGTAGGGACCCTGGTGGCGGTGTTCTTCACCCCGTGGCTGGCGGACTCGGTGGCCAGTGCCGGGGTGCGCGAGGTGCTCTACCTCGTGCTCCTGGGGACCGGTGCGCTGTTCGTGCTGCCGCTGCTGGGCGAGGAGATGCTGCCGGACTGGTGCACCCACCCGGTGCGGGCGCTGTTCGCGTTCGTCGACGGCCTGGCCGACGCCGTGCCGGGCATCCTCGTGATGACCGCGCCGACCCTGCTGGCGGCCGGTGTGCCCGGCTACACGGACCGCACCTGGGGGCCGGATCCGGCCTGGGACCAGAAGCTCGGCGGCGGCGCGATGCTGGGCATCGCCGAGAGCGTCGGCCTGCCGTTCCTCTTCGCGGTGCTCATTGGCTGGGTGCGCGCCGACGCCGCGGAGGCGCGGGCCGTCGACGCCGAGCTGGACGCCCGTGAGCGCGCGCCGCAGCGGGTGCAGGCCGCCGCAGGTGGCCCCGCCGCGGACGGTGTCGCCGAGGAGGGCGCCGCCCCGTCCGAGCCGGGGCGCGAACGGCCGTGGTGGGAGACCGACCCCCGTTTCCGGGACCAGTACCGCTGA
- a CDS encoding phospholipase D family protein yields the protein MPIADWFLSADERGNPATRLDSRHPDGRAWTCGNTVTPLVHGATYFAELDRRVRQMGDGDLLLFTDWRGDADEQLLGKDGSEVATLLGDAARRGVDVRGLVWRSHWKRLSFAAEANRTLGDLVNEAGGQCQLDMRVRPGGSHHQKLVVLRHPGRPELDVAFVGGLDLCHSRRDDADHAGDPQRQPMAKVYGERPPWHDVQVALTGPVVGDVETVFRERWEDPQPLSRSPWRRAQDRVRGVQPDRVTPLPEQLPDPEPTGELAVQLLRTYPFRRPGYPFAPQGERSVARGYRKALGQARRLVYVEDQYLWSTEVARLLARTLRANPELHLVAVLPHHPDQDGRLAVAPQLLGRQTALRILQRAAPGRVTAYGVESPTGVPVYVHAKVCVIDDAWASVGSDNFNRRSWTHDSEIAAAVHDPGGYPQRLRLALAAEHLDLEDASALADPGETLAAFARSAQRLQAWHDGGRVGPRPPGRLRPLTEHRVSGWTRVWAGVFYRLVHDPDGRSWRQRLRRAD from the coding sequence GTGCCGATCGCCGACTGGTTCCTGTCCGCCGACGAGCGCGGCAACCCCGCGACCCGCCTGGACAGCCGCCACCCCGACGGGCGGGCGTGGACCTGCGGCAACACCGTCACCCCGCTGGTGCACGGCGCGACGTACTTCGCCGAGCTCGACCGGCGGGTGCGGCAGATGGGCGACGGCGACCTGCTGCTGTTCACCGACTGGCGCGGTGACGCCGACGAGCAGCTGCTCGGTAAGGACGGCAGCGAGGTGGCCACCCTGCTGGGTGACGCCGCCCGGCGCGGGGTCGACGTCCGCGGCCTGGTGTGGCGCTCGCACTGGAAGCGCCTGTCCTTTGCCGCGGAGGCCAACCGCACCCTCGGCGACCTGGTCAACGAGGCCGGCGGCCAGTGCCAGCTCGACATGCGGGTGCGTCCCGGCGGCTCGCACCACCAGAAGCTCGTGGTGCTGCGCCACCCCGGCCGGCCCGAGCTCGACGTGGCGTTCGTCGGTGGGCTGGACCTGTGCCACAGCCGCCGCGACGATGCCGACCACGCCGGCGACCCCCAGCGGCAGCCGATGGCGAAGGTCTACGGCGAGCGCCCGCCGTGGCACGACGTGCAGGTCGCCCTCACCGGGCCGGTCGTCGGCGACGTCGAGACCGTCTTCCGGGAGCGCTGGGAGGACCCCCAGCCGCTCAGCCGCAGCCCCTGGCGCCGGGCGCAGGACCGGGTCCGCGGCGTCCAGCCCGACCGGGTGACCCCGCTGCCGGAGCAGCTGCCCGACCCGGAGCCGACCGGTGAGCTGGCGGTCCAGCTGCTGCGCACCTACCCCTTCCGGCGCCCGGGCTACCCGTTCGCCCCCCAGGGGGAGCGCAGCGTCGCGCGCGGCTACCGCAAGGCGCTCGGCCAGGCCCGGCGCCTGGTCTACGTCGAGGACCAGTACCTGTGGTCCACCGAGGTCGCCCGGTTGCTGGCCCGGACGTTGCGCGCCAACCCCGAGCTGCACCTGGTCGCGGTCCTGCCGCACCACCCCGACCAGGACGGGCGCCTCGCCGTGGCCCCGCAGCTGCTCGGTCGCCAGACCGCGCTGCGCATCCTGCAGCGCGCGGCACCCGGCCGCGTCACGGCATACGGCGTGGAGAGCCCGACCGGCGTCCCGGTCTACGTCCACGCCAAGGTCTGCGTCATCGACGACGCCTGGGCCTCGGTCGGCTCGGACAACTTCAACCGGCGCTCGTGGACGCACGACTCCGAGATCGCCGCGGCGGTGCACGACCCCGGTGGCTACCCGCAGCGGCTGCGCCTCGCCCTCGCCGCCGAGCACCTCGACCTCGAGGACGCCTCCGCGCTGGCCGACCCCGGCGAGACGCTTGCGGCGTTCGCCCGCTCGGCGCAGCGGCTGCAGGCGTGGCACGACGGCGGCCGGGTCGGCCCGCGCCCGCCCGGCCGGCTGCGCCCGCTGACCGAGCACCGGGTCAGCGGGTGGACGCGGGTGTGGGCCGGGGTGTTCTACCGGCTGGTGCACGACCCCGACGGCCGGTCCTGGCGCCAGCGCCTGCGCCGCGCGGACTGA
- a CDS encoding nitroreductase/quinone reductase family protein yields MAYLKPGSFTVKVANRVAMRTTLWGVHTLRVARRNSAQTQDLPVIPVEVDGHLYVVSTRGESDWVRNVRAAGRVGLGQKGDLRDYTVAEVPVAEREPVITAYRKKAGREVEQYWKKLPDPADHPLFRLTPA; encoded by the coding sequence ATGGCCTACCTCAAGCCCGGCTCGTTCACCGTGAAGGTCGCCAACAGGGTCGCGATGCGCACGACCCTGTGGGGCGTGCACACGCTGCGGGTCGCGCGACGCAACAGCGCGCAGACCCAGGACCTGCCGGTCATCCCGGTCGAGGTCGACGGGCACCTCTATGTCGTCTCGACCCGCGGCGAGTCCGACTGGGTGCGCAACGTCCGCGCTGCCGGCCGGGTCGGCCTGGGGCAGAAGGGCGACCTGCGCGACTACACCGTCGCGGAGGTCCCGGTGGCCGAGCGCGAGCCGGTCATCACGGCATACCGCAAGAAGGCGGGCCGGGAGGTCGAGCAGTACTGGAAGAAGCTGCCCGACCCGGCCGACCACCCGCTGTTCCGGCTCACCCCGGCCTGA
- a CDS encoding nitroreductase/quinone reductase family protein produces MPRLRPTALTTRVFNPLVRRTTWWDVHTLEVAGRRSGRPHRMPVVPVEVAGHRYLVSPYGESDWVHNVRTAGRLTLTQRGRTTAWTAVEVPVDQRPAVLRAWRRKAGWTVGVYFRKRPDPADHPVFRLTPV; encoded by the coding sequence GTGCCGCGCCTGCGGCCGACCGCCCTGACCACGCGGGTGTTCAACCCGCTGGTGCGCCGCACGACCTGGTGGGACGTGCACACCCTGGAGGTGGCCGGCCGCCGCAGCGGCCGCCCGCACCGTATGCCGGTCGTGCCCGTCGAGGTCGCCGGTCACCGCTACCTCGTCTCGCCCTACGGCGAGTCCGACTGGGTGCACAACGTCCGCACCGCCGGCCGGCTCACCCTGACCCAGCGCGGTCGCACGACCGCCTGGACCGCGGTCGAGGTGCCGGTCGACCAGCGGCCGGCGGTGCTGCGGGCCTGGCGGCGCAAGGCCGGGTGGACGGTCGGGGTCTACTTCCGCAAGCGGCCCGACCCCGCCGACCACCCGGTCTTCCGGCTCACCCCGGTGTGA
- the mgrA gene encoding L-glyceraldehyde 3-phosphate reductase yields the protein MTSYQAAADRYESSMQYRRCGTSGLKLPAISLGLWHNFGDDKTLDSQRAILRRAFDLGITHFDLANNYGPPYGAAERNFGTIFKQDFARYRNELVISSKAGWDMWPGPYGEGGSRKYLLSSLDDSLARMGLDYVDIFYSHRFDAETPIEETMMALDQAVRSGKALYAGISSYSAKKTQEAATIARELGTPLLIHQPSYSMLNRWIEKGLLDELEAQGMGCIVFTPLAQGLLTDRYLNGIPADSRAAQDKSLLPEHLDEKVLGHVRALNEIASQRGQKLAQMALSWALRDQRVTSTVIGASSVQQLETNVGALANLSFTDEELAAIDQDAVEAGINLWAGVTED from the coding sequence ATGACGTCCTACCAAGCCGCCGCCGACCGCTACGAGTCCTCGATGCAGTACCGCCGCTGCGGCACCAGCGGCCTGAAGCTCCCCGCGATCTCGCTCGGCCTGTGGCACAACTTCGGCGACGACAAGACGCTCGACAGCCAGCGCGCGATCCTGCGCCGGGCCTTCGACCTGGGGATCACCCACTTCGACCTGGCCAACAACTACGGCCCGCCCTATGGCGCCGCCGAGCGCAACTTCGGGACGATCTTCAAGCAGGACTTCGCCCGCTACCGCAACGAGCTGGTCATCTCCAGCAAGGCCGGCTGGGACATGTGGCCCGGGCCGTACGGAGAGGGCGGCTCGCGCAAGTACCTGCTCAGCTCCCTGGACGACTCCCTGGCGCGGATGGGCCTGGACTACGTCGACATCTTCTACTCCCACCGCTTCGACGCCGAGACGCCGATCGAGGAGACGATGATGGCGCTCGACCAGGCGGTCCGCTCGGGCAAGGCGCTGTATGCCGGCATCTCCTCCTACTCGGCGAAGAAGACCCAGGAGGCGGCGACCATCGCCCGTGAGCTGGGCACGCCGCTGCTGATCCACCAGCCGTCCTACTCGATGCTCAACCGCTGGATCGAGAAGGGTCTGCTCGACGAGCTCGAGGCGCAGGGCATGGGCTGCATCGTGTTCACCCCGCTCGCGCAGGGGCTGCTCACCGACCGCTACCTCAACGGCATCCCGGCCGACTCGCGCGCGGCGCAGGACAAGTCGCTGCTGCCGGAGCACCTCGACGAGAAGGTGCTCGGGCACGTGCGGGCGCTCAACGAGATCGCCTCCCAGCGCGGGCAGAAGCTGGCGCAGATGGCCCTGTCCTGGGCGCTGCGCGACCAGCGGGTCACCTCGACCGTCATCGGCGCCTCCTCGGTGCAGCAGCTGGAGACCAACGTCGGCGCGCTGGCCAACCTGAGCTTCACCGACGAGGAGCTCGCCGCGATCGACCAGGACGCGGTCGAGGCCGGCATCAACCTCTGGGCCGGCGTCACCGAGGACTGA
- a CDS encoding amino acid permease, with protein METGTLETDARTVTEAPAPQALRVGVDLPEKPSYRAKRALLGPPLTTDQLAHERLSKKLALGVLASDCISSSAYGSEEILLVLLPVFGIAAYALLLPMTLVVLAVLLLVTLTYRQVVTTYTKAGGSYVVARENFGPLVAQVGAVALMLDYIVTVAVQAAAGTAAVTSAVPALASWSLWITVGVVLVLFYGNLRGIREAGRAFAFPTYFFLASMTVVIVTGVVRELLGDLPQYDPMSSPGAFPVGHGSSLLTFGAIFILMKSFANGGSSLTGLEAISNGVSTFHTPQGLNARKTLVVMSSVLAFLVGGVSWLAHETHAVPYESGSPTVISQVAKAVFGDGAVGHVLFLLVQTATMLILYTGANTPFNGFPFLANFVAGDGFLPRWLTKRGHRLAFSNGIIVLTVVSLALIIGTGAHVDKLVAFYAIGVFTGFTLAGFGMARHYQTYRQGRWRAKVALNLVTGAVSALVVVIFAVTKFTEGAWLVVLVFPVMVVVLLRLHRTYQREAAVLRASPSAVPAARAARNVVLVLVDSVDLAVIRAIRYARTLRPSEIRVVHFVIDSAHAEVLQREWDAQPGLDLPLELVDCPDRRLPRAALELVDRVLGSGESTQATVLLPRRSYGALLGRLLHDRTADDIAAAVSQVAGVAATIVPFDASRAPWRRVQHEAEAALASGTRDRNTAGSRREGAAVATMTVPEGCVPIAQAPHRRTAVLQGRIRSCEVSPISGSPALRCELVDDSGGVTLLFYGRRAIPGIEPGANLRVEGRVGDYRGHLAMANPIYRLLPRDGAVPAS; from the coding sequence GTGGAGACCGGAACGCTCGAGACGGACGCGCGGACAGTCACCGAGGCCCCGGCCCCGCAGGCACTCCGGGTGGGCGTGGACCTGCCGGAGAAGCCGAGCTACCGCGCCAAGCGCGCGCTCCTCGGGCCGCCGCTGACCACCGACCAGCTCGCCCACGAGCGGCTCTCGAAGAAGCTCGCCCTCGGGGTGCTCGCCAGCGACTGCATCTCCTCCTCGGCATACGGCTCCGAGGAGATCCTGCTCGTGCTGCTGCCGGTCTTCGGCATCGCCGCCTACGCGCTGCTCCTGCCGATGACGCTGGTCGTCCTCGCGGTGCTGCTGCTGGTGACGCTGACCTATCGGCAGGTCGTCACGACCTACACCAAGGCCGGCGGCTCCTACGTCGTCGCGCGGGAGAACTTCGGCCCGCTGGTGGCGCAGGTCGGCGCGGTCGCGCTGATGCTCGACTACATCGTCACCGTCGCCGTGCAGGCCGCGGCCGGGACAGCCGCGGTCACCTCCGCGGTCCCGGCGCTGGCGAGCTGGTCGCTGTGGATCACCGTCGGCGTCGTGCTCGTGCTGTTCTACGGCAACCTGCGCGGGATCCGTGAGGCCGGAAGGGCGTTCGCGTTCCCGACGTACTTCTTCCTCGCGTCGATGACCGTCGTCATCGTCACGGGCGTGGTCCGCGAGCTGCTCGGCGACCTGCCGCAGTACGACCCGATGAGCTCGCCGGGGGCCTTCCCGGTGGGGCACGGCTCCTCGCTGCTGACCTTCGGCGCGATCTTCATCCTCATGAAGTCGTTCGCCAACGGCGGGTCGTCGCTGACCGGGCTGGAGGCGATCTCCAACGGGGTCAGCACCTTCCACACCCCGCAGGGCCTCAACGCGCGCAAGACCCTCGTCGTCATGAGCTCGGTGCTGGCGTTCCTCGTCGGCGGGGTGTCCTGGCTGGCGCACGAGACCCACGCGGTGCCCTACGAGTCCGGCTCGCCGACGGTGATCTCCCAGGTCGCCAAGGCCGTCTTCGGTGACGGCGCCGTGGGCCACGTGCTCTTCCTGCTGGTGCAGACCGCGACGATGCTCATCCTCTACACCGGCGCCAACACCCCGTTCAACGGCTTCCCGTTCCTGGCGAACTTCGTTGCCGGAGACGGGTTCCTGCCTCGCTGGCTGACCAAGCGCGGCCACCGGCTCGCCTTCTCCAACGGCATCATCGTGCTGACGGTGGTGTCGCTGGCGCTGATCATCGGCACCGGCGCCCACGTCGACAAGCTGGTCGCCTTCTACGCGATCGGCGTCTTCACCGGCTTCACCCTGGCCGGTTTCGGGATGGCCCGGCACTACCAGACCTACCGGCAGGGCCGGTGGCGCGCCAAGGTCGCGCTCAACCTGGTCACCGGCGCCGTCTCGGCCCTGGTCGTGGTCATCTTCGCCGTCACCAAGTTCACCGAGGGCGCCTGGCTGGTCGTGCTGGTCTTCCCGGTCATGGTCGTGGTGCTGCTGCGCCTGCACCGCACCTACCAGCGTGAGGCGGCCGTGCTGCGCGCGTCGCCCTCCGCCGTGCCCGCGGCCCGGGCGGCGCGCAACGTCGTCCTCGTGCTCGTGGACAGCGTGGACCTCGCCGTCATCCGGGCGATCCGGTATGCGCGGACCCTGCGCCCCAGCGAGATCCGCGTCGTGCACTTCGTCATCGACTCGGCCCACGCCGAGGTGCTGCAGCGGGAGTGGGACGCCCAGCCGGGCCTGGACCTCCCGCTGGAGCTGGTCGACTGCCCGGACCGGCGGCTGCCGCGGGCCGCGCTGGAGCTGGTCGACCGGGTCCTCGGCTCCGGGGAGTCCACCCAGGCGACCGTGCTGCTGCCCCGCCGCTCCTACGGCGCGCTGCTCGGGCGGCTGCTGCACGACCGCACCGCCGACGACATCGCCGCCGCGGTCTCCCAGGTCGCGGGCGTGGCGGCGACGATCGTGCCGTTCGACGCCTCCCGGGCACCGTGGCGGCGCGTGCAGCACGAGGCCGAGGCCGCGCTGGCGTCCGGGACCCGCGACCGGAACACCGCCGGGAGTCGCAGGGAGGGTGCCGCCGTCGCGACGATGACCGTGCCGGAGGGGTGTGTGCCGATCGCGCAGGCGCCCCATCGCCGCACGGCGGTGCTGCAGGGGCGGATCCGCTCCTGCGAGGTCTCGCCGATCTCCGGCAGCCCCGCGCTGCGCTGCGAGCTCGTGGACGACTCCGGCGGGGTGACGCTGCTCTTCTACGGGCGGCGCGCGATACCGGGGATCGAGCCTGGGGCGAACCTCCGGGTGGAGGGGCGCGTGGGCGACTACCGCGGGCACCTGGCCATGGCGAACCCGATCTACCGTCTCCTCCCTCGGGACGGGGCTGTCCCGGCCAGCTGA
- a CDS encoding VOC family protein yields MASVRQVQVTFDCAEPERVARFWCEVLGYVVPPPPEGFATWDDVDRALPPERQGSAFACVDPSGVGPRLFFQRVPEGKVVKNRLHLDVRVGTGLVGDERLAALEAECARLVALGAVRVRLLRADEFNESCLVMQDVEGNEFCLD; encoded by the coding sequence ATGGCATCGGTCAGGCAGGTCCAGGTCACGTTCGACTGCGCGGAGCCCGAGCGCGTGGCGCGCTTCTGGTGCGAGGTGCTGGGGTACGTCGTGCCGCCACCGCCGGAGGGCTTCGCCACGTGGGACGACGTCGATCGCGCGCTGCCGCCCGAGCGCCAGGGGTCCGCGTTCGCCTGCGTGGATCCCTCAGGTGTGGGCCCCCGCCTGTTCTTCCAGCGCGTCCCCGAGGGCAAGGTCGTCAAGAACCGGCTGCACCTCGACGTGCGGGTCGGCACCGGACTCGTGGGTGACGAGCGCCTGGCCGCACTCGAGGCCGAGTGCGCACGGCTGGTCGCGCTCGGCGCGGTACGCGTGCGGCTCCTGCGCGCCGACGAGTTCAACGAGTCGTGCCTCGTGATGCAGGACGTCGAGGGCAACGAGTTCTGTCTCGACTGA
- a CDS encoding sirohydrochlorin chelatase, whose product MGPAVLLLSHGSRDPRAAFVVDELVAVVRRRTGVEVRACHLDFTDPTPDVALQDLATAGHDDIRLVPLLFTPGHHLGTDVPTAVAASGVTGIADVGIAPGLVTDDPRDRALLLRALTDRLAEAGADAVDGLVLAAAGSSHEPARDVVSGLARDLGELHGIPAVAAFASADGPRVDEALEALRADGCARSAVASLFVAPGRLPDAVTARAGQVPVADPLGVTPAFVDLLLRHAGVPARV is encoded by the coding sequence ATGGGCCCAGCCGTCCTGCTGCTCTCCCACGGGAGCCGAGACCCACGCGCCGCGTTCGTCGTCGACGAGCTCGTCGCCGTGGTCCGCCGGCGCACCGGGGTCGAGGTGCGCGCCTGCCACCTCGACTTCACCGACCCGACCCCGGACGTCGCGCTGCAGGACCTGGCCACCGCCGGCCACGACGACATCCGGCTCGTGCCGCTGCTGTTCACGCCGGGACACCACCTGGGCACCGACGTGCCCACCGCCGTGGCGGCCAGCGGGGTCACCGGCATCGCCGACGTGGGCATCGCGCCCGGCCTGGTCACCGACGACCCGCGCGACCGGGCGCTCCTGCTGCGCGCGCTGACCGACCGGCTCGCCGAGGCCGGCGCTGACGCGGTCGACGGGCTGGTCCTGGCCGCGGCGGGGTCGAGCCACGAGCCGGCGCGGGACGTGGTCTCCGGCCTGGCCCGCGACCTCGGTGAGCTGCACGGCATACCTGCGGTGGCGGCGTTCGCCTCCGCGGACGGGCCGCGCGTGGACGAGGCGCTGGAGGCGCTGCGCGCCGACGGGTGCGCCCGGTCGGCGGTGGCCTCGCTGTTCGTCGCGCCGGGACGGCTGCCGGACGCGGTGACCGCCCGGGCAGGCCAGGTGCCGGTGGCCGACCCGCTGGGCGTCACGCCGGCGTTCGTCGACCTGCTGCTGCGCCATGCCGGGGTGCCCGCCCGGGTCTGA